A single region of the Salvia miltiorrhiza cultivar Shanhuang (shh) chromosome 8, IMPLAD_Smil_shh, whole genome shotgun sequence genome encodes:
- the LOC130998159 gene encoding uncharacterized protein LOC130998159 — protein MSPYQLMFGKSCHLPVEFAHKAFWAVKKLNLDFHSAGKERMLHLSALEEFRDQAFENSSIYKERTKRFHDKMILKREFAAGDQVLLFNSRLRLFPGKLKSKWSGPFTISQVFPNGTIELSKEGGEPFRVNGQRVKAYYSPDQVHTVDVIDLHDC, from the coding sequence ATGTCTCCATATCAATTAATGTTTGGAAAGTCGTGTCACTTGCCGGTGGAGTTTGCCCACAAAGCTTTTTGGGCAGTGAAGAAGTTGAATTTGGACTTTCATTCGGCTGGAAAAGAGAGGATGCTTCACTTGAGTGCTTTGGAGGAGTTTCGTGATCAAGCCTTTGAAAACTCTAGCATTTATAAGGAGAGGACGAAGAGGTTTCATGACAAGATGATCCTCAAGCGAGAGTTTGCCGCAGGAGATCAAGTTCTTTTATTCAATTCCCGTCTTCGTCTGTTTCCGGGAAAATTGAAGTCGAAGTGGTCGGGACCATTCACCATCTCCCAAGTTTTTCCTAATGGAACGATTGAGTTGAGCAAAGAAGGAGGTGAGCCGTTTCGAGTGAATGGGCAGCGAGTGAAGGCTTACTATAGCCCGGATCAAGTCCACACGGTGGACGTCATTGATCTTCATGATTGTTGA